The proteins below come from a single Stomoxys calcitrans chromosome 1, idStoCalc2.1, whole genome shotgun sequence genomic window:
- the LOC131997816 gene encoding uncharacterized protein LOC131997816: protein MRSRRSCLNRCFPPPVKPFVNLFCLSGVLLHHLSLSASPVKKIKLEIDNEETECGAGKEGEARTRAVRNGKGSNNGPSSPNVRSDTPASDVSVSNLTKKFGSRTVTPSTSLCVPFPTPSPSISLHASDFSDSESTISTSVTENDFPDSVSTISTLVTAREAPPVLQQPQPNMHSDEDLWCNWDSWQPVSQYHRHNWLPYSVTYSRGLPTSITYRRQNINYQWCRPGCTPRTPSYIRHNSSLRFRLTPPRY from the exons ATGAGGTCAAGGAGG TCCTGTCTCAACAGGTGTTTCCCACCACCCGTGAAGCCTTTCGTGAATTTATTCTGTCTGTCAGGGGTGCTACTGCATCACCTGTCACTATCTGCATCAcctgtcaaaaaaataaaactagaaATCGATAATGAAGAAACCGAATGCGGCGCCGGAAAAGAAGGCGAAGCGAGAACCCGTGCGGTCCGTAATGGAAAAGGGTCCAATAATGGTCCTAG TAGTCCAAATGTCCGGTCGGACACACCCGCTTCGGATGTATCTGTGAGCAATCTGACAAAAAAGTTTGGATCTCGTACGGTTACTCCGTCCACTAGTCTATGTGTTCCCTTTCCAACACCCAG TCCATCGATTAGTCTACATGCAAGTGACTTTTCCGACTCAGAGTCCACCATCTCTACGTCCGTAACTGAAAATGACTTCCCCGATTCAGTGTCTACCATTTCCACACTCGTAACCGCAAGAGAGGCTCCGCCTGTCCTCCAGCAACCGCAACCGAATATGCACAGCGATGAGGACCTCTGGTGTAACTGGGATTCCTGGCAGCCCGTCTCTCAATATCATCGTCACAACTGGCTGCCTTATAGTGTCACCTATTCCCGGGGTTTGCCCACCAGTATTACCTATCGTCGTCAAAATATAAATTATCAGTGGTGTCGTCCCGGCTGTACACCTCGTACGCCCTCATATATACGTCATAATTCTTCTCTTCGTTTCAGACTAACGCCACCACGTTATTAA
- the LOC131997815 gene encoding uncharacterized protein LOC131997815: MRSRRSCLNRCFPPPVKPFVNLFCLSGVLLHHLSLSASPVKKIKLEIDNEETECGAGKEGEARTRAVRNGKGSNNGPSSPNVRSDTPASDVSVSNLTKKFGSRTVTPSTSLCVPFPTPSPSISLHASDFSDSESTISTSVTENDFPDSVSTISTLVTAREAPPVLQQPQPNMHSDEDLWCNWDSWQPVSQYHRHNWLPYSVTYSRGLPTSITYRRQNINYQWCRPGCTPRTPSYIRHNSSLRFRLTPPRY, from the exons TCCTGTCTCAACAGGTGTTTCCCACCACCCGTGAAGCCTTTCGTGAATTTATTCTGTCTGTCAGGGGTGCTACTGCATCACCTGTCACTATCTGCATCAcctgtcaaaaaaataaaactagaaATCGATAATGAAGAAACCGAATGCGGCGCCGGAAAAGAAGGCGAAGCGAGAACCCGTGCGGTCCGTAATGGAAAAGGGTCCAATAATGGTCCTAG TAGTCCAAATGTCCGGTCGGACACACCCGCTTCGGATGTATCTGTGAGCAATCTGACAAAAAAGTTTGGATCTCGTACGGTTACTCCGTCCACTAGTCTATGTGTTCCCTTTCCAACACCCAG TCCATCGATTAGTCTACATGCAAGTGACTTTTCCGACTCAGAGTCCACCATCTCTACGTCCGTAACTGAAAATGACTTCCCCGATTCAGTGTCTACCATTTCCACACTCGTAACCGCAAGAGAGGCTCCGCCTGTCCTCCAGCAACCGCAACCGAATATGCACAGCGATGAGGACCTCTGGTGTAACTGGGATTCCTGGCAGCCCGTCTCTCAATATCATCGTCACAACTGGCTGCCTTATAGTGTCACCTATTCCCGGGGTTTGCCCACCAGTATTACCTATCGTCGTCAAAATATAAATTATCAGTGGTGTCGTCCCGGCTGTACACCTCGTACGCCCTCATATATACGTCATAATTCTTCTCTTCGTTTCAGACTAACGCCACCACGTTATTAA